The following proteins are co-located in the Castanea sativa cultivar Marrone di Chiusa Pesio chromosome 8, ASM4071231v1 genome:
- the LOC142608379 gene encoding cytosolic enolase 3-like isoform X1 — MSVQQYLEKHMLSRKIENAVNAAVRARTLDPVILISHHMRKSIPSVITKIKARQILNSRGIPTVEVDLFTNKGALGVQLNEWSKRVQISLFVRLKGRTCVSSNYKCLNLDVVESSSSSENIVIDLLFKTMQSLNALR; from the exons ATGTCAGTGCAACAGTACCTGGAAAAGCACATGCTCTCTCGGAAAATCGAAAACGCTGTCAATGCCGCCGTTAGGGCCAGAACCCTCGATCCCGTCATCTTAATC TCTCATCATATGAGGAAATCGATTCCTTCGGTGATCACGAAGATTAAAGCGAGACAGATCCTCAATAGCAGAGGAATTCCTACCGTTGAAGTCGATTTGTTCACCAACAAAG GTGCATTGGGAGTTCAGCTCAATGAATGGTCAAAGAGAGTTCAAATTTCACTATTTGTGAGATTGAAAGGTAGAACGTGTGTGAGTTCAAATTACAAGTGCTTG aatttggatGTTGTTGAATCAAGTAGTTCTTCAGAAAACATTGTCATTGATCTGTTATTCAAAACCATGCAATCTTTGAATGCTCTCAGATAA
- the LOC142608379 gene encoding cytosolic enolase 3-like isoform X4: MSVQQYLEKHMLSRKIENAVNAAVRARTLDPVILISHHMRKSIPSVITKIKARQILNSRGIPTVEVDLFTNKGMFRASVPSGDTTGMCIGSSAQ; this comes from the exons ATGTCAGTGCAACAGTACCTGGAAAAGCACATGCTCTCTCGGAAAATCGAAAACGCTGTCAATGCCGCCGTTAGGGCCAGAACCCTCGATCCCGTCATCTTAATC TCTCATCATATGAGGAAATCGATTCCTTCGGTGATCACGAAGATTAAAGCGAGACAGATCCTCAATAGCAGAGGAATTCCTACCGTTGAAGTCGATTTGTTCACCAACAAAGGCATGTTTCGAGCCTCTGTTCCAAGCGGCGATACTACTGGAAT GTGCATTGGGAGTTCAGCTCAATGA
- the LOC142608379 gene encoding cytosolic enolase 3-like isoform X2, translating to MSVQQYLEKHMLSRKIENAVNAAVRARTLDPVILISHHMRKSIPSVITKIKARQILNSRGIPTVEVDLFTNKGALGVQLNEWSKRVQISLFVRLKGRTCVSSNYKCLPCRTTRINQ from the exons ATGTCAGTGCAACAGTACCTGGAAAAGCACATGCTCTCTCGGAAAATCGAAAACGCTGTCAATGCCGCCGTTAGGGCCAGAACCCTCGATCCCGTCATCTTAATC TCTCATCATATGAGGAAATCGATTCCTTCGGTGATCACGAAGATTAAAGCGAGACAGATCCTCAATAGCAGAGGAATTCCTACCGTTGAAGTCGATTTGTTCACCAACAAAG GTGCATTGGGAGTTCAGCTCAATGAATGGTCAAAGAGAGTTCAAATTTCACTATTTGTGAGATTGAAAGGTAGAACGTGTGTGAGTTCAAATTACAAGTGCTTG CCTTGCCGAACAACTAGAATCAATCAGTGA
- the LOC142608379 gene encoding cytosolic enolase 3-like isoform X3 produces MSVQQYLEKHMLSRKIENAVNAAVRARTLDPVILISHHMRKSIPSVITKIKARQILNSRGIPTVEVDLFTNKGALGVQLNEWSKRVQISLFVRLKGRTCVSSNYKCLINNCKES; encoded by the exons ATGTCAGTGCAACAGTACCTGGAAAAGCACATGCTCTCTCGGAAAATCGAAAACGCTGTCAATGCCGCCGTTAGGGCCAGAACCCTCGATCCCGTCATCTTAATC TCTCATCATATGAGGAAATCGATTCCTTCGGTGATCACGAAGATTAAAGCGAGACAGATCCTCAATAGCAGAGGAATTCCTACCGTTGAAGTCGATTTGTTCACCAACAAAG GTGCATTGGGAGTTCAGCTCAATGAATGGTCAAAGAGAGTTCAAATTTCACTATTTGTGAGATTGAAAGGTAGAACGTGTGTGAGTTCAAATTACAAGTGCTTG ATAAATAATTGTAAAGAGTCTTGA